In one Juglans regia cultivar Chandler chromosome 11, Walnut 2.0, whole genome shotgun sequence genomic region, the following are encoded:
- the LOC108994147 gene encoding RING-H2 finger protein ATL5-like, translating to MEDNPSYALNGKIMLCSVVTLFLVVLIMVGFRIFSRCCFHSHRRRRRRALDSSYYSVTPNTTTSTQGLDTSILHALPTFTYSFKTHDSPLECAVCLSEFEDDDKGRVLPKCQHFFHVECIDTWFQSVSNCPLCRAPIVADISVLKPDIASETENEPVGTLTEPAHTEAAERGVPGFTQPVNLGPNGCRRKPSELMGVVVEVPRLGGLDEMDSGSPGEYRVLSLKRMCSI from the coding sequence aTGGAGGATAACCCGAGCTATGCTCTCAACGGGAAGATTATGCTATGTTCGGTGGTCACTCTATTCCTTGTCGTACTCATCATGGTCGGCTTTCGTATCTTCTCTCGATGCTGCTTCCACAGTCACCGCCGACGACGCCGGCGAGCCCTCGATTCCTCATATTACTCCGTTACCCCCAACACCACCACCTCTACTCAAGGCCTCGACACCTCCATCCTCCATGCCCTCCCAACTTTCACCTACTCCTTTAAAACTCACGACTCTCCGCTGGAATGCGCCGTCTGCTTATCCGAGTTTGAAGACGACGACAAAGGCCGAGTCTTGCCCAAATGTCAACACTTTTTTCACGTCGAGTGCATTGATACGTGGTTCCAGTCTGTCTCTAATTGCCCGCTGTGCAGAGCCCCGATTGTGGCCGATATTTCGGTGTTGAAACCCGACATCGCTTCCGAAACGGAGAATGAACCCGTTGGTACACTGACAGAACCGGCTCATACGGAAGCAGCTGAAAGGGGTGTCCCGGGGTTTACACAGCCGGTGAATCTGGGACCCAATGGTTGCCGGAGAAAGCCATCTGAGCTTATGGGTGTAGTTGTAGAGGTGCCTCGGCTGGGAGGGTTGGATGAGATGGATTCGGGTTCACCCGGGGAATATCGGGTACTCTCGTTGAAGAGGATGTGTAGCATATGA